The genomic segment ctctAATAAAGGACCAGTTCCAGTTTCTCCAAACTTTTATTGCTATATTAATGCAAATTGGACCTATGGGAAAGCAGGTAATGAGGTTGGCTTCGCCCCTCTTATCTCTCAGAAGCTAATAGCAGTGAGGGTGACTCAGAGTTGGTAGCAGCTCCCTCTCTTCATTCCCACTGTGGCCCCCAAGGAAATGTCAtgcactgctttttctttgcctgctCTCAGATTCTGTAAGCCCAAGGCACTCACGTTAAAACGTTAGCTGGCATCATCTGTGATTCAGGTGCTGCCTCTATCAAGGACTGCCAAGTGTTTGTGGAGTTAGGAATCACAAAACCAAATTCAAAGAACCATTCTGCAAAGTAAAAAGAAGATTCAGAGgcatttgaaagaagaaaaaaacaatccacAAATGGTCCTTTTGCTTTTCACCTGACAGGCTGGGGAACTCCCTGAACTGTCTTACTGTGCTGCcaacattttacatttacattactttgtaaattttaattttacattacaACTTAAAATGCACTGAACCCTGCCCTCCTCTTCATGTAAATACTCCCTTTCTATGTTAGCTGATGGAAACGATAAACTCATGCCACTTCCTTAGCATTCAATGGAAATTCCATCACACCTCATTGGGAACAGGGAAATCACATTCCCCCTCTTGCAGACATCCTGCGGATCCAGTTCAGACGAAGCGTCCAACTGGTTGCCCAAAAGACAAGGAGCTCAATGTTTATCTGCCCCTCCTTCCCCTGGATTAGGAGTAATACCGCAGCCAGGGAGATGAGACGTGCTGCGTGGAGTCGCGGAAGCAACACCCAGTGGCACTGCTGCGACCAGAGCAAACCAGAGGCTCCTTTAGTCCAGCCTCCAGCCTGGCAGAGGCCAGCACAAGGTGCTTCTGAGGAAGATGCATGAATCCCCACGATGTGTGACACTAAAATAACCTGTTTCCTAGCCTCAGGCAGCCTGCGGTGGATTTATGCCCCGAGGCATGATTACCCAGATTTTTTGCTTACGTAACAAAGTGTTAATACACTTATGAAATGCTATTCCTAATGCTGTGGCCCATTAGTCCTGACAAGATGAGTGCTTCAGTGCcactctgaaaaattaaaattactgtgTCCAACCCATTTTAGTTCCTCTAATCCCCGCCACGCTGGGGTTCACTCCCTGCGCTGCAGCAGGGCCGCACGCAGAGCAGATGCATACCTTCTAGACACTGCCCTTTGAAATAAACTTTCTGTTCCAGTCggaatttttccatttgttctgCTGAGGAAAAGTTTAACTCCCGAGACACTGCTTtgcatttcaggatttttttagGAACTCGAGCTGTCAAACAGATAAACAAGCATTATTTGGACACAGTAAAACAAACCCAGCTGCTTCAGGTGAAGAGTATATACAGTATACTTTTCAGGTGCTATTAGAGAATACTTTGAAATAACGATTAGTGCAGTACAAGATCATAGTAGTAGGAGAAAAGCAAGCACAAAGGACTCTCCCtactttgtttttacatttgcaGGTGTGAAATCCAAACCAGGAATGCCCAGAGCCAGGAATGAAACTGGTGACAGAACCAGGAATACAACACTGACTCCTCGAACTGCTAGCTCTTAACTTTCTATTACAAAAAACCATGGCTCTTCAAGTCAAAATATTGAGATGCaacttaaaattttactttaggGAATGTGCTGAAGGTCACACAGCCA from the Cygnus olor isolate bCygOlo1 chromosome 9, bCygOlo1.pri.v2, whole genome shotgun sequence genome contains:
- the PDE6D gene encoding retinal rod rhodopsin-sensitive cGMP 3',5'-cyclic phosphodiesterase subunit delta; protein product: MSATDERAKEILRGFKLNWMNLRDAETGKILWQGTEDLSVPGVEHEARVPKKILKCKAVSRELNFSSAEQMEKFRLEQKVYFKGQCLEEWFFEFGFVIPNSTNTWQSLIEAAPESQMMPANVLTGNVIIETKFYDDDLLVSTSRVRLFYV